DNA from Sphingomonas psychrotolerans:
GCGGCCGATCACCGTCTGGCCAGGGCGGGCGGGGCGCAAATAGTCGATGCGCAGATCGAGCGTGGCATGGCCCTTGAACGCATCGAGTTTGCGCCACACCCCGACGCTGGTTGCCATGTCCATCAGCGCGAGAATCGGCCCCGAGGCGATGACGCCCGAAGCTTCGTCGCCGATCAGATCGGAGTGGTATGGCAATGCCAGCTCGGCCCAGTCGTCGCCATGATCGTGATAGACGATCCCGAGCCTTCCGCCATGCCCGCCGAAGCGGCCGCCGAACAGCAATTTGGGATCGAAGGCGCGCGCCGCCGGCGTGTCGCTGTCGGTCATACCGTCGCCCTAGCGCGGCGAGCGGGGCCGCGCAAACCAGCAACATTACAAGGATGTAACGTGCACTGCCTGGCGCCTTCGCTTTAATCTGACCGGACTTTGCGGGAGGGAGCGAAAAATGAAGCTGGTGCAAATCGATCCGGCCGAGATCGTCGAGCTGGACACGCTGGTGGCGATCCACGGCGCAGTGCGGGCGGGAGAAGAGACGAGCATCGACGACCTTTTCGAGCTGCTCGTCGGGATCGCCGTGCTGATCTACGAGCTCGCGCCCGGCGGTTGAGCGATGCCCAGGATTTCCGAAACGACGCGCGCAGCTATGGTCGCGGCGCGGGCACGATCCGGCGCAACCATGCGGGAATGGCGCGGGGGGGCCGCATATCGGACGGCGACGGCGGCCTTCGCAGGATGCGCGGACTCGCCCGAACGGGCGGCGGATCGTGCGGAGCAGCTTCTCGCGGATGATGATTGGGCCGGGGCGCTGGTCGCCCCGTTGGTGGATGCGCTGGCTGCCGACCCGTTCTTCGAGCCGGCATTCAAATTCCATCGCGACGCACGACGGGTGGGCGCGGTGCTGCTTGATTGCCCGGCGGCGTCGATCGCCGCGAGCGTCAGCAGTGCCGCCGCGATGGAGACATTGCCGGCACCACGGACAATCGTCTTCACCGGCCGGATCGCAGTGACTCGCGTCGCCAAGGCGGGCGGAGCCCGGCTGCAACGATGGGCCACGACGCCCGACACTTTGGGCAACGCGCGGTGCATTCCGGCCGATTCATGGCCACTCCGCGACGGCGCGATTCACCGCACCGACGGCCGGCACGAGGCGCAATCGATCGGTGACGCGGCGAGCGACGTAGTGACTCTCGTCGCCACGATCCGCGCCGGTGCGGCACCGCTGATGCGCGAATATGATCTGGAAACCGGCACGCTGCAGCGCATTGCCGATGCCGACGATCGACCGTCGCGCACCGCGATGCTGCTGCGCTTCCTGCGCGTCGCGGGACGGGCCGACGCGGCCACCTGTTTCGAGGACGCAACGCACGCGGCGGACTTTCATCTGCGCTGGGCGGCGATGCGCGAATGGCTGGCGCTGGACGCGGCGCGCGCGGCACCGCGGCTCGCCGAAATGGCGGCGATCGACCCCAAGGACGAAGTGCGCGTCGCGGCCACGCATATGCTCAGGGTGGTTGAGGCCCGGCTGACGGACGCGCGATGCCCCGCCTGATCGCCGCGGACGAAGGCACGGCGATCGGGCTCGACGGACTCGTCGAGGCGCTCGACAGGGCCGATTTCGATGCACGCGACGAAGACAGCATCGCGGCGCTGGGTCCGCTGCTCGCGCGGCTGGGCCGCAACCCCGATTTTCTCGCGGACCTCGCGATCGACGAGCTCAAGCGGCGGTGCGAAGGCCAGCATCGTGGCAACGGCTATGGGGCGCAGGTCTTCCTGCTCCGGCCGCCCAACGGGCGTTATGTGCTGCGCGCCAATTTCTGGCCGGCGCGTGACGATCCCCTCGTGCGCGCCAGTGGTCCAGCGGCCTTTTATTACGACCTGCCGCACGATCATAATTTCCCGTTCCTGACCTATGGCTATCTGGGGCCGGGCTATTGGAGCGACTATTTCGAATATGATGTGGACGCGCTCGCCGGGGTGCCGGGGGAGGACGCCGGCCTGCGGTTCGTCGAGCGCTCGCGGCTCGAGCCGGGCAAGCTCATGCTCTATCGGATGCGCCGTGACATCCATGTCCAGTTGCCCCCCGACGCCTTCTCGGTTTCGCTCAACATCCTCGGTGCCGATCCGACCCAGCCGTGGCTCGACCAATATCGCTTCGACATCGCCCGTGGAGTGATCGCAGAGGGGCTGACCTGCACCGGGGCCGAGGCATTGCTCGCCGTCGCGGTGCACATCGGCAATGGCGCGGATCTCGCCGCCGCGTTCGCCCGGAACCACCCATGCGAGCGGATGCGCGTAACGGCGCTCGATGCGCTCACCTCGGCGTTGCCGAGCGAAGCCAATGCGATTTTCGAAAGCGCTGCCGGCGCGGGGAGCCGCTATGTTGCGGGCCACGCCCGGGCGCGGCTGGCGATGCGAGCTGCTCCGTAATGGAGATGTTTTGATCCGGTCCGGAGCAAATGCGCGCTAGGCTGGCGTGGTGGCCGAACTTGTCGCATGCGCGCTCCACATCCCGAAGCTGCGGGAGGCGGCGGGCGCGCGCGGGCTGGCTATTGTCCCTGTGGCTTCGGCGGCGCTGGCGGACAGCGGCGCGCAAGCCGCGATCATCGGACTCGAGGGGCGCGATCCGGCCGTGTGCGTAGCGCGGGCGCGGGCACAAGGCTGGCGGGGCGCGCTGATGCTTGCACTGACCAGCGATTGCGACGCCAGCATCGCGGGGGCACTCGACGCCGGTGCCGACGACGCCGTCGTGCTGCCGGTCTGCGCCGGGGAGATCGCGGCACGGCTGGCGGCGCGGCTGCGCTGCCACGCCCCGACCGTCATTGTGGGTGGGCTGCAGATCGACACGGTTGAACGGCGGGTGGAGCGCGAGAGCCGCGCGATCACGCTGCTGCCGCGCGAATATGCGCTTCTGCTCTATCTCGCGCGGTCGGCAGGGCGCTGCGTCGGGCGCGAGGAGTTGCTCGCCGCGGTATGGGGGCTAAGCTTCGATCCGGGCACCAATGTCGTCGAGGTGCATGTCTCGCGGTTACGCGCCAAGCTCGACCGCGGCTTCGCGGTGCCGATGCTGGTGACCGACAAAGGACGCGGATATCGGCTCATTGACCGGGCTGACCGGTGACGGCGATTGGCGTAGCGTACCCCCGGGAAGAGGAGCCGAAATGACCGAGCGCGTCACCATCACCATCGAGGATCATGTCGCAGACGTCCGCCTGGCGCGACCGGATAAGCTCAACGCGCTCGATCCGGCGATGTTCGCCGCGCTGATCGACGCGATTGCGCAACTGGGAGAGACGCCGGGGCTACGCGCCGTGGTGCTTTCGGGCGAGGGGCGCGGCTTTTGCGCGGGACTCGACATGGCGAGCATGGCGAGCGCCGGATCGGGAGTCGATCTGGCGGCGCGA
Protein-coding regions in this window:
- a CDS encoding PaaI family thioesterase, with protein sequence MTDSDTPAARAFDPKLLFGGRFGGHGGRLGIVYHDHGDDWAELALPYHSDLIGDEASGVIASGPILALMDMATSVGVWRKLDAFKGHATLDLRIDYLRPARPGQTVIGRGECYRITRSIAFVRGQAHDGDPNDPLAHVAGTFMAVEGYW
- a CDS encoding transposase, which gives rise to MPRLIAADEGTAIGLDGLVEALDRADFDARDEDSIAALGPLLARLGRNPDFLADLAIDELKRRCEGQHRGNGYGAQVFLLRPPNGRYVLRANFWPARDDPLVRASGPAAFYYDLPHDHNFPFLTYGYLGPGYWSDYFEYDVDALAGVPGEDAGLRFVERSRLEPGKLMLYRMRRDIHVQLPPDAFSVSLNILGADPTQPWLDQYRFDIARGVIAEGLTCTGAEALLAVAVHIGNGADLAAAFARNHPCERMRVTALDALTSALPSEANAIFESAAGAGSRYVAGHARARLAMRAAP
- a CDS encoding winged helix-turn-helix domain-containing protein — encoded protein: MAELVACALHIPKLREAAGARGLAIVPVASAALADSGAQAAIIGLEGRDPAVCVARARAQGWRGALMLALTSDCDASIAGALDAGADDAVVLPVCAGEIAARLAARLRCHAPTVIVGGLQIDTVERRVERESRAITLLPREYALLLYLARSAGRCVGREELLAAVWGLSFDPGTNVVEVHVSRLRAKLDRGFAVPMLVTDKGRGYRLIDRADR